A window of the Microbulbifer aggregans genome harbors these coding sequences:
- a CDS encoding cold-shock protein has protein sequence MSTGTVKWFDSDKGYGFITPDDGSKDLFVHHSEIQSGGGYASLNDGQKVEYVVGQGQKGPCATKVVPQ, from the coding sequence ATGAGCACAGGTACCGTAAAGTGGTTTGATTCTGACAAAGGCTATGGCTTTATCACTCCAGATGACGGCAGTAAAGATCTTTTCGTTCATCATTCGGAGATTCAGAGCGGTGGTGGTTACGCAAGCCTAAATGACGGACAGAAGGTCGAGTACGTAGTGGGGCAAGGTCAAAAAGGGCCATGTGCAACAAAGGTTGTGCCTCAATAG
- a CDS encoding DUF805 domain-containing protein, whose translation MASMIYKTPKGRITRKVFLYFGAFPFFGIMLISIFLAAAVGLSDKEISRMLVFMVLVFIYPWAMVCVKRFHDVGFPGWAFAAMLVPYLNTITLIFLACYPGDKGDNKYGPDPKRSRLGKPEEA comes from the coding sequence ATGGCGAGTATGATTTATAAGACTCCAAAAGGGCGTATTACAAGAAAGGTCTTTTTATATTTTGGTGCGTTTCCGTTCTTTGGGATCATGTTAATTTCAATTTTTTTGGCCGCCGCTGTAGGATTGAGCGACAAAGAAATTTCCAGAATGTTGGTTTTCATGGTCTTGGTGTTTATCTATCCATGGGCGATGGTTTGCGTTAAGAGATTCCATGACGTTGGTTTTCCTGGCTGGGCCTTCGCGGCAATGCTGGTCCCATACTTAAACACTATCACGCTAATTTTCCTTGCTTGTTATCCAGGAGACAAAGGAGATAATAAATACGGCCCAGATCCAAAGAGGTCAAGGCTCGGAAAACCAGAAGAGGCATGA
- a CDS encoding peroxiredoxin, whose protein sequence is MTRLIGFFVATLLSLPLAALEVGEQAPEFSLQGSDGKTHKLSDYKGNKAVVIAWYPKAFTKGCTIECKSLAENGHLIREYDVAYFMASTDELETNKKFAEEQKADFPLLSDPDGETAKAYDVLMPVMNVAKRVTIYIGKDGRILKIDRDIKPATSAEDIARTLGELDVARKG, encoded by the coding sequence ATGACAAGACTTATCGGCTTTTTCGTCGCCACCCTGCTCAGCCTGCCCCTCGCGGCACTGGAAGTCGGTGAACAGGCGCCCGAGTTCAGCCTGCAGGGGTCTGACGGCAAGACCCACAAGCTGTCTGACTACAAGGGAAACAAGGCGGTGGTCATCGCCTGGTATCCAAAGGCCTTCACCAAGGGCTGTACCATTGAGTGCAAGTCACTGGCAGAAAACGGGCACCTGATCCGCGAATACGATGTGGCCTACTTCATGGCGAGTACCGACGAGCTGGAGACCAACAAGAAGTTCGCCGAGGAGCAGAAGGCGGACTTCCCTCTACTCAGTGACCCCGACGGCGAAACCGCGAAAGCCTACGATGTGCTGATGCCAGTCATGAATGTCGCCAAGCGCGTCACCATTTACATCGGCAAAGACGGACGCATCCTGAAAATCGACCGGGATATCAAGCCCGCCACCAGCGCCGAGGATATCGCTCGCACCCTGGGTGAGCTGGACGTCGCTCGTAAGGGCTGA
- a CDS encoding SDR family oxidoreductase, which produces MQAKVGLITNALDFVGPPAVEALLEDGYRVIAQDPAFADEGRREEYVGRHSGIVPLGPMNPYDLITRVWDESGRLDVLISNDTFPAIHTPVDEANIEDLYATVENVMVAPFKLMQAAIPRLKAQGFGNVILVTSSRTELPLPGGAIPDMARAGANALVKSLSIELAPFGIPVNAIAPNYLYSEAYFPRAKFIDDPAGQEFIREVVPAGRLGEPEEVGELVRYLANMKGSFHTGTVIKFAGGWPAAPKRPN; this is translated from the coding sequence ATGCAAGCCAAAGTAGGGTTAATTACCAATGCGCTGGACTTTGTTGGTCCACCGGCCGTGGAAGCTCTGTTGGAGGACGGTTACCGGGTGATTGCCCAGGACCCGGCTTTTGCGGATGAGGGCAGGAGGGAGGAATACGTCGGACGGCACTCGGGCATAGTGCCGCTGGGGCCAATGAATCCCTATGATCTGATCACCCGGGTATGGGACGAAAGTGGCAGGTTGGATGTGCTGATCAGCAACGATACCTTTCCGGCCATTCACACACCGGTGGATGAGGCCAATATCGAAGACCTCTATGCGACCGTCGAAAACGTGATGGTGGCGCCGTTCAAGCTGATGCAGGCGGCGATTCCCAGATTGAAAGCGCAGGGTTTTGGTAACGTCATACTGGTGACCTCCTCGCGAACGGAGCTGCCCTTACCGGGCGGGGCGATACCGGATATGGCCCGCGCGGGGGCCAATGCCCTGGTGAAATCCTTGAGTATCGAGCTGGCACCGTTCGGTATCCCGGTAAATGCTATTGCCCCTAATTACCTGTACAGTGAGGCGTATTTTCCCCGGGCGAAGTTTATCGATGACCCTGCCGGCCAAGAGTTCATCCGGGAGGTTGTACCCGCGGGCAGGTTGGGTGAGCCGGAAGAGGTGGGTGAACTGGTGCGTTACCTGGCGAATATGAAAGGCTCCTTCCATACGGGGACAGTTATCAAGTTTGCCGGTGGCTGGCCCGCCGCCCCCAAGCGGCCCAATTAG
- a CDS encoding catalase, whose protein sequence is MKKDDRNRTTTDAGIPVASDEYSLTVGPEGPIVLHDHYLIEQMANFNRERIPERQPHAKGSGAFGHFEVTQDVSAFTKAAVFQPGTKTDTLIRFSTVAGERGSPDTWRDPRGFALKFYTSEGNYDMVGNNTPVFFLRDPMKFQHFIRSQKRRADSGLRDHDMQWDFWTLSPESAHQVTWLMGDRGIPRTYRHMNGYSSHTYLWVNKDGERFWVKYHFKTDQGIECLTQEEADRIAGEDSDAHRRDLFDAIARGDYPSWTLKVQIMPFAEAENYRFHPFDLTKVWPHDDYPLQEVGRLTLDRNPTDFHTEIEQAAFEPNNTVPGIGFSPDKMLLARVFAYADAHRARMGVNYKQIPVNAPKCPVHSYSKDGAMRVQNVADPVYAPNSKGGPSADHTYTEKWSASGDFVHAPYKPHKEDDDFVQPGMLVRDVMDDGARDRLVSNVVGHLKAGVSDEVLERAFDYWRKVDKELGDRIEQGVRKG, encoded by the coding sequence GTGAAAAAAGATGACAGGAATCGCACGACGACCGATGCCGGTATCCCCGTTGCCAGCGACGAGTACTCCCTGACAGTCGGGCCGGAAGGCCCGATCGTGCTGCACGATCATTACTTGATCGAGCAGATGGCGAACTTCAACCGCGAACGTATTCCCGAGCGCCAGCCCCATGCCAAGGGCTCCGGTGCTTTTGGCCACTTTGAAGTGACACAGGATGTGAGTGCCTTTACCAAGGCGGCTGTGTTTCAGCCCGGTACCAAGACAGATACGTTGATCCGCTTTTCCACTGTCGCCGGCGAGCGGGGCAGCCCGGATACCTGGCGGGATCCGCGGGGATTTGCCCTCAAGTTTTATACCTCCGAGGGCAACTACGACATGGTCGGCAACAACACGCCGGTCTTTTTCCTCCGGGATCCGATGAAATTCCAGCACTTTATCCGCTCGCAGAAACGCCGTGCGGACAGCGGCCTGCGGGATCACGACATGCAGTGGGATTTTTGGACACTGTCGCCGGAGTCGGCGCACCAGGTCACCTGGCTGATGGGTGACCGGGGCATTCCCAGGACCTATCGGCATATGAATGGCTATTCGAGCCACACCTATCTGTGGGTGAACAAGGACGGCGAGCGTTTCTGGGTCAAGTATCACTTCAAGACCGACCAGGGCATCGAGTGCCTGACCCAGGAAGAGGCGGACCGGATTGCGGGGGAGGATTCGGATGCCCACCGGCGCGACCTGTTCGATGCCATTGCGCGGGGAGACTACCCGAGCTGGACCCTCAAAGTGCAGATCATGCCGTTCGCCGAGGCGGAAAATTACCGCTTCCACCCCTTTGACCTGACCAAAGTCTGGCCTCACGACGACTATCCCCTGCAGGAAGTGGGGCGGCTGACGCTGGATCGTAATCCCACGGACTTCCATACCGAGATCGAGCAGGCCGCCTTCGAACCCAACAATACCGTGCCCGGTATCGGCTTCAGCCCGGACAAGATGTTGCTGGCGCGGGTCTTTGCCTACGCAGATGCGCACCGGGCAAGGATGGGCGTCAACTACAAGCAGATACCCGTCAATGCGCCCAAGTGCCCGGTGCACAGTTACAGCAAGGACGGAGCCATGCGGGTGCAGAATGTTGCTGATCCGGTTTACGCCCCGAATTCCAAGGGTGGCCCCAGCGCCGACCACACCTACACGGAAAAATGGTCGGCAAGTGGTGACTTTGTGCACGCGCCCTACAAACCGCATAAGGAGGACGATGACTTTGTCCAGCCAGGCATGCTGGTCCGGGATGTGATGGACGATGGAGCACGGGATCGCCTGGTGTCCAATGTGGTGGGGCACCTGAAGGCGGGGGTATCGGACGAGGTACTGGAACGCGCCTTTGATTATTGGCGCAAGGTCGACAAGGAATTGGGCGACCGCATCGAGCAGGGGGTGCGTAAAGGCTGA